TCACGGGTGCATTGTCACTCCCGACCGCCGAGACCCTTTCCACCGACCGGGTCCTCTCTTACGGCGATACCAACGGAGCGAACTCTCCCGCTCATCGTCACTGGTGCCTGTGGGGTTGCTCACCAAACCTCGGACTCAGAACCATACCCATGTAGGGTACGGACCTTGGCACTCATCATAGAACAGCCCCCACGTCTTGTCAAGGGCCGGCGGCGGGAAATTTCGGGCCCGGCGGATGGCGGTCGGGCCGGCAGGATTTGACCTCCCCCCGCCCGAAGGAATACTCTATGGAATGAGGCCGGCCGCGCGCCGGCGGGGCCCAAAGGGAGGAGAGCGTTCATGAGCGACAAGGCCCCCGACGTACTCGTGACCGAAGAAGAGGCGACCAGAGAGGTCCGGGTGATGGCCAGAAGACTGGCCCTCTTCTACCACCACATGGCCGAGACGCTCACCGACCGCCTGGGCAAGGATCGGGCCAAGACCCTCTTGAAGGAAGCGGTCTGCCGCTACGGAACGGACTGCGGGGAGTCGGTCCGCAAGGGCGTCGAACAGCTGGGTCTGCCCCTGACGGCCGAGAACTTCAAGAAGGTCCCGGACCTCCCCAAGTTCGGCTGGGAGTCAGACCAGGTCATCTACGGCGGAGTCCCCCGGCCGCGGGTGACCTACTGCCCACTGGCCGCCGTCTGGCACGAGCGTGGCTCTCAGGAGATGGGCCGCCTCTACTGCTTCGTCGACCAGGCCAAGTATCAAAGCTATAACGGGCTGTCCTGCGTCCACCTGAAGAACACCCTCGACGGCGACGGATACTGCCTGTTCTCGATCAGTGAGAGTGAGCCGGTCTGACCCGGTCCTGTTTCGCCCCGTCGCCCTCCCGCGAGCGGCCGATGATTGGCCGCTCACTTCGTTTTCCCGGCGCTTGTCGGCCGGCGCCCGGGTCCCCGGCAGCCGTCCCTCGGCTCCACGGCTCAACGGAAATAATCCCAAGGTTTTGCAAGGAACCACTTGACAAAAGCGG
This Bacillota bacterium DNA region includes the following protein-coding sequences:
- a CDS encoding L-2-amino-thiazoline-4-carboxylic acid hydrolase, producing MSDKAPDVLVTEEEATREVRVMARRLALFYHHMAETLTDRLGKDRAKTLLKEAVCRYGTDCGESVRKGVEQLGLPLTAENFKKVPDLPKFGWESDQVIYGGVPRPRVTYCPLAAVWHERGSQEMGRLYCFVDQAKYQSYNGLSCVHLKNTLDGDGYCLFSISESEPV